A single Anopheles maculipalpis chromosome 3RL, idAnoMacuDA_375_x, whole genome shotgun sequence DNA region contains:
- the LOC126563954 gene encoding ubiquitin carboxyl-terminal hydrolase 7 — translation MDYDKTVEAMDTQDDNEIDPPNIQNLASAVAPPTAAAANGAGGNTEGGGEAMALDDQDFMNDEVRSEATFSFQIPKFSRLTESILSPPYYVRNLPWKILAMPRNNDNAVSPGKGLGFFLQCNGESTSNNWNCSASAELRLMKVDPQAEPFIRKIRHTFCMQENDWGFSSFMNWQEILDPANGFIENDTITLEVYVSAEPPRGIFWDSKKHTGYVGLKNQGATCYMNSLLQTLYFTNQLRKAVYKMPTEADDDCKSVALALQRVFHDLQTQNKPVGTKKLTKSFGWDALDSFMQHDVQEFLRVLLDKLENKMKGTSLEGTIPKLFEGKMISYIKCQNIDYTSRRTETFYDIQLNIKGKKNIQESFKDYIATEILDDDNKYDAGEHGLQKAEKGILFYKFPPVLHLHLMRFQYDPISDNSVKFNDRFEFDEMINLDPFLETEEDTPATYILHAVLVHSGDNHGGHYVVYINPKNDGKWCKFDDDVVCRCSRNEAIEQNYGGHDNELNLRHSSNAYMLVYVRESVVHQVLEEVKESDIPEELLERLNEQRRIQQVRRTERTEASNFVNLNILLADYMEVHQKSDLFDATTAAYRTLKVRKTTDLASVVSQVGSAFKVEPGQFRLWEVKKPANQKPHKFEYIDPASTETCAKYASPETKHSCTIFLELPLPGRTELEPAKMTYEYILLFFKFYDPVEKRLNFCGHGLYKPSTTVAELARDLNKRAYFEPDTELQLYEVVDINKAQKITDQFQMLSAAMSILCHGTIVVFEKLHPPQENLEFPTCEAYFKDLFCRMEVIFLDTLIPNDTGFTLDLSSESTYDQIAKAVGRRINVNPYEILFFKSKNYSDLPGQPLSHSFGGSLREVLQYSKTKTIRKLFYQKLSININELENKKQFRCLYLMPNLKEEKELILYPNKNGTVRDLLEEARKVIEFAEASTKQLRISELSKNRLSPGPSDDTPLDQLHDYTENPFVQKSSIGNQTMYRIEEVAEDEVQLGEHEMLVPVLHFTKDISSVFGIPFFIRTVQDETFASLKERMKKKLAVSDKEWEKYRLAIITEHIDYIDDEMIQIKLETFRGDPSDPHSRTFLGLEHINKNTKRSRFNYMEKAIKIYN, via the coding sequence ATGGACTACGACAAAACGGTGGAAGCGATGGACACCCAGGACGATAATGAAATCGATCCGCCCAACATTCAGAACCTTGCCAGCGCGGTCGCACCTCCAACGGCAGCTGCTGCCAATGGTGCAGGCGGAAATACGGAAGGTGGCGGTGAAGCGATGGCACTGGATGATCAGGATTTTATGAACGACGAAGTGCGCTCGGAAGCGACGTTCAGCTTTCAGATACCCAAGTTCAGCCGGTTAACCGAATCGATCCTTTCGCCACCGTACTACGTGCGCAACCTGCCCTGGAAGATATTGGCAATGCCGCGCAACAACGACAATGCAGTGTCACCCGGCAAAGGACTCGGCTTTTTCCTCCAGTGCAATGGTGAAAGTACGAGCAACAACTGGAACTGTTCGGCATCGGCCGAACTGCGGCTGATGAAAGTGGACCCACAGGCGGAACCGTTCATCCGCAAGATACGTCACACGTTCTGCATGCAGGAGAACGATTGGGGTTTCTCGTCCTTCATGAACTGGCAGGAAATACTGGACCCAGCGAATGGGTTCATCGAAAACGATACGATCACGCTGGAGGTGTACGTAAGCGCTGAGCCACCGCGTGGCATTTTCTGGGACTCGAAAAAACACACTGGTTACGTTGGGCTTAAAAATCAGGGCGCAACGTGCTACATGAACTCACTGCTCCAAACACTGTACTTCACAAATCAGCTCCGGAAGGCGGTCTACAAGATGCCGACGGAGGCGGATGACGATTGTAAGTCGGTAGCGCTAGCGCTGCAGCGTGTCTTTCACGATCTGCAAACGCAGAACAAACCAGTCGGCACGAAGAAGCTGACCAAGAGTTTCGGTTGGGATGCACTGGATTCGTTCATGCAGCACGATGTGCAGGAATTTTTGCGCGTACTGCTGGACAAGCTGGAGAACAAAATGAAGGGTACGAGTTTGGAGGGTACGATCCCGAAGCTGTTCGAGGGCAAGATGATATCGTACATCAAGTGTCAGAACATTGACTATACGAGCAGGCGCACCGAAACGTTCTACGACATACAGCTGAACATTAAAGGCAAGAAGAACATACAGGAATCGTTTAAGGATTACATTGCGACAGAAATTCTGGACGATGATAACAAGTACGATGCGGGCGAGCATGGACTGCAGAAGGCGGAAAAGGGTATCCTGTTTTACAAGTTCCCGCCCGTGTTGCATCTACATTTGATGCGCTTCCAGTACGATCCGATCTCGGACAATTCGGTCAAGTTTAACGATCGATTCGAGTTTGATGAGATGATCAATTTGGACCCATTTCTGGAGACGGAAGAGGATACACCGGCCACTTACATACTGCATGCTGTGCTAGTACACTCGGGTGACAACCATGGCGGCCATTATGTGGTATACATCAACCCGAAGAATGATGGCAAGTGGTGTAAGttcgatgatgatgtagtttgtCGGTGCAGTAGAAATGAAGCGATCGAGCAGAATTACGGTGGGCATGACAATGAGCTGAATCTGCGTCACAGTAGCAACGCTTATATGTTGGTGTACGTGCGCGAATCCGTCGTACATCAGGTGCTGGAAGAGGTAAAGGAAAGTGACATCCCGGAAGAGTTGCTCGAGCGTTTGAATGAGCAGCGCCGCATCCAGCAGGTGCGTCGTACCGAGCGTACCGAAGCATCCAACTTTGTCAACCTCAACATCCTGCTGGCGGACTACATGGAGGTGCATCAGAAGTCGGATCTGTTCGATGCAACGACTGCCGCCTACCGTACGCTGAAGGTGCGCAAAACGACGGACCTAGCGTCGGTGGTATCACAGGTCGGGAGTGCGTTTAAGGTCGAACCGGGCCAATTTCGGCTGTGGGAGGTAAAGAAACCGGCCAATCAGAAACCCCACAAGTTCGAGTACATCGATCCCGCATCGACGGAAACGTGCGCCAAGTATGCATCGCCCGAAACGAAGCATTCTTGTACGATCTTTCTCGAGCTGCCACTACCGGGGCGAACCGAGCTCGAACCGGCCAAGATGACGTACGAGTATATACTGCTGTTTTTCAAGTTTTATGATCCGGTCGAAAAGCGGCTAAACTTTTGCGGTCACGGGCTGTACAAACCGTCAACGACGGTGGCTGAGTTGGCCCGAGATTTAAACAAACGCGCTTACTTCGAACCGGACACCGAGCTACAGCTGTACGAGGTGGTGGATATTAACAAGGCACAGAAGATTACCGATCAGTTTCAGATGCTGTCGGCTGCAATGTCGATCCTGTGTCACGGCACAATCGTTGTGTTTGAGAAGCTACACCCACCGCAGGAGAACCTCGAGTTTCCGACCTGTGAGGCGTACTTTAAGGATTTGTTCTGCCGCATGGAGGTGATATTTCTCGATACGCTCATCCCGAACGATACAGGCTTTACGCTTGATCTGTCATCCGAGTCCACGTACGACCAAATCGCGAAAGCGGTCGGACGACGCATTAACGTTAACCCGTACGAGATTCTATTTTTCAAGAGCAAAAACTACAGCGATCTGCCCGGTCAGCCATTGTCGCACAGCTTCGGCGGCTCGTTGCGGGAAGTGCTGCAGtacagcaaaacgaaaacgataCGCAAACTGTTCTATCAGAAGCTTTCGATCAACATAAATGAGCTGGAGAACAAGAAGCAGTTCCGCTGTCTCTACCTGATGCCGAACCTGAAGGAGGAGAAAGAACTGATACTGTACCCGAACAAGAACGGCACGGTGCGCGATCTGCTCGAGGAAGCGCGAAAGGTGATCGAGTTTGCGGAGGCCAGCACGAAGCAGCTAAGAATTTCGGAACTATCGAAAAATCGACTGTCACCGGGACCGTCAGACGATACACCGCTTGATCAGCTGCACGACTATACGGAGAATCCGTTTGTGCAAAAGTCAAGCATCGGCAATCAGACGATGTACCGGATCGAGGAGGTAGCGGAGGATGAGGTGCAGCTGGGTGAGCACGAAATGTTGGTACCAGTACTACACTTTACCAAGGACATTTCGAGCGTGTTCGGCATCCCGTTCTTCATACGTACCGTGCAGGATGAAACGTTTGCCTCGCTCAAGGAGcggatgaagaaaaagttggCCGTCTCGGATAAGGAGTGGGAAAAATACCGGCTAGCGATCATTACCGAGCACATCGATTATATCGACGACGAAATGATACAGATCAAGCTCGAAACGTTCCGGGGCGATCCGAGCGATCCGCACTCGCGGACGTTCCTCGGTTTGGAgcacatcaacaaaaacaccaaacgGAGCAGGTTCAACTACATGGAGAAGGCGATCAAGATTTATAATTAG
- the LOC126563937 gene encoding pre-mRNA-splicing factor ATP-dependent RNA helicase PRP16 has protein sequence MENFTAVDKLEPDQPKGGGRTGGLVVRRDKGEDDIVFKQPQVSLLGLDKLAAARRAQQKKASKLSFYGHDADDGDDADDRSSESKRKDRHHSSSRKHRDSEDRRDRESSEHRKRSKREEEDYHRSRKYRERAVETPSYSGGVSDVARQKLSSKEKAEYDAYRKKGSLFATSKGEDRRREKYRPSSVRSGSESRRSTFSRYEPSTPRSRHRSKQPSSSNWTDDEDDEGAPSGPRSSWDFPTPKPFAGTEFTEADREQWKEEQLRLDREWYGSDDERQMNEFSELNSQYLQQREQQQQSRNNRRISAQQRQINKDNELWEKNRLLTSGVVMSVNVNEDFDEEALERVHLLVHHTVPPFLDGRIVFTKQPEPVVPVREPTSDMAINARKGSALVRTFRELKERKRAQAKHWQLGGTKLGNIMGVAKDKDEQDPAEGDDESYDSRKDQKYADHIGGEKGDFGPRRKTIQQQRRSLPVFAVRQDLLNIIRENSIIIIVGETGSGKTTQLTQYLHEDGYSRHGMIGCTQPRRVAAMSVAKRVSDEMDCALGQEVGYAIRFEDCTSEATVIKYMTDGILLRESLRDKELDGYSVIIMDEAHERSLSTDVLFGLLREIVAKRRDLKLIVTSATMDAGKFSNFFGNVPTFTIPGRTFPVDVFYAKNVCEDYVDGAVKQVLQIHLQPTEGDILVFMPGQEDIEVTCEVLAERLGEIDNAPALSILPIYSQLPSDLQAKIFHRSSDGTRKCVVATNIAETSLTVDGIAYVIDSGYCKLKVYNPRIGMDALQIYPISQANANQRSGRAGRTGPGQAFRLYTERQYKDELLHLTVPEIQRTNLANTVLLLKSLGVSDLLQFHFMDPPPQDNILNSLYQLWILGALDHTGALTPLGRQMAEFPLDPPQCQMLIVANEMGCSEEILIIVSMLSVPSIFYRPKGREEEADSVREKFQVPESDHLTYLNVYQQWKMNKYSGSWCNEHFIHVKAMRKVREVRQQLKDIYSQQQRLTLKSCGTDWDVVRKCICSAYFYQAARLKGIGEYVNLRTGMPCHLHPTSALYGLGTTPDYVVYHELIMTAKEYMQCATAVDGYWLAELGPMFFSVKETGKSGRDKRRQAVEHQNAMEVQMAEAQQQMEQRKQDEEKHKFTIKQEIVTPGATPRRTPARIGL, from the exons ATGGAAAACTTCACTGCGGTAGACAAACTTGAGCCTGATCAGCCCAAAGGTGGTGGCCGCACGGGAGGGTTAGTGGTACGAAGAGACAAGGGTGAAGATGATATCGTTTTTAAGCAACCACAAGTATCGTTGCTGGGACTGGATAAGCTCGCCGCTGCTCGGCGTGCACAGCAGAAAAAGGCAAGCAAACTTTCCTTCTACGGTCACgacgctgatgatggtgatgatgcagACGATAGATCATCCGAGAGCAAACGAAAGGATCGTCATCATTCTTCGTCCCGAAAGCATCGTGATTCGGAGGATAGGCGTGATCGAGAGAGTAGTGAGCATCgtaaaagaagcaaacgagAGGAAGAGGATTATCATCGTTCGCGAAAGTATCGTGAGCGTGCCGTTGAGACACCGTCCTACAGTGGCGGTGTAAGTGACGTCGCTCGACAGAAACTGTCCAGCAAAGAAAAGGCTGAGTATGACGCATACCGGAAGAAGGGTAGCCTGTTTGCCACCTCGAAGGGTGAAGATAGGAGACGGGAGAAGTATCGTCCATCCAGTGTACGATCGGGGTCGGAATCAAGGAGAAG CACATTCTCGAGGTACGAACCAAGTACACCAAGAAGTAGACACCGTTCGAAGCAACCGTCTAGCTCGAATTGGACAGACGATGAAGATGACGAGGGAGCACCGTCCGGGCCACGCTCTTCGTGGGACTTCCCCACACCGAAACCATTCGCCGGTACCGAATTTACCGAGGCGGATCGTGAGCAGTGGAAGGAGGAACAGCTCCGGCTGGATCGCGAATGGTACGGCAGCGATGACGAACGGCAGATGAACGAGTTTTCCGAACTCAACTCGCAGTATCTGCAGCAGCgcgaacaacagcaacaatcgcGCAACAATCGGCGCATTTCCGCCCAACAGCGGCAAATTAACAAAGACAACGAGCTGTGGGAAAAGAACCGGCTGCTTACGTCCGGAGTGGTAATGTCCGTGAACGTTAACGAAGATTTCGACGAGGAAGCGCTGGAAAGGGTACACTTGCTGGTTCATCATACTGTGCCACCGTTTTTGGATGGAAGAATAGTCTTTACGAAGCAGCCGGAACCGGTCGTTCCGGTCCGAGAGCCAACGAGTGATATGGCAATAAATGCACGCAAAGGAAGTGCACTGGTAAGGACTTTTCGTGAGTTGAAGGAGCGTAAACGAGCACAGGCAAAGCACTGGCAGTTGGGCGGTACGAAGCTGGGTAATATTATGGGAGTAGCGAAGGACAAGGATGAGCAGGATCCGGCCGAAGGGGATGATGAGTCGTACGATTCGCGGAAGGATCAAAAGTACGCTGATCACATCGGTGGTGAGAAGGGTGATTTTGGACCGCGCCGCAAGACTATTCAGCAGCAGCGCCGTTCTCTGCCTGTGTTTGCGGTTCGGCAAGATTTGTTGAACATCATCCGGGAGAACTCCATCATCATTATTGTAGGCGAAACGGGTAGTGGTAAGACAACCCAACTGACACAGTACCTTCACGAGGATGGATACAGTCGGCACGGCATGATCGGATGTACCCAGCCGCGTCGTGTAGCGGCCATGTCCGTAGCGAAGCGTGTTTCGGACGAAATGGATTGCGCCCTTGGACAGGAGGTAGGTTACGCGATTCGATTCGAAGATTGTACCTCGGAAGCAACCGTTATCAAGTACATGACGGACGGTATTTTGCTGCGCGAAAGCTTACGCGACAAGGAACTGGACGGATACAGCGTAATAATTATGGATGAAGCTCATGAACGTTCCCTGTCAACGGATGTGTTGTTCGGGTTGCTGCGTGAAATCGTTGCTAAGCGACGCGATTTGAAACTGATCGTCACATCCGCCACTATGGATGCTGggaaattttcaaactttttcgGCAACGTACCAACGTTTACCATCCCCGGACGAACGTTTCCGGTGGATGTGTTTTACGCGAAGAACGTGTGTGAAGATTACGTCGACGGAGCGGTAAAGCAGGTGCTACAGATACATCTGCAACCGACCGAAGGTGACATACTGGTGTTTATGCCCGGTCAGGAGGATATCGAAGTAACCTGTGAGGTGCTAGCGGAACGGTTGGGAGAAATCGACAATGCACCGGCCCTGTCCATTCTGCCCATCTACTCACAGCTTCCGTCCGATTTGCAAGCAAAAATCTTTCACCGTTCTTCGGACGGCACCCGCAAATGCGTCGTGGCAACGAACATTGCGGAAACATCACTCACCGTCGACGGTATTGCGTACGTGATCGATTCCGGTTACTGTAAGCTGAAAGTGTACAATCCGCGCATCGGTATGGACGCACTGCAGATCTATCCAATTTCGCAAGCGAACGCCAATCAGCGCTCCGGTCGTGCTGGTCGTACAGGCCCCGGGCAAGCATTCCGTCTGTACACCGAGCGACAGTACAAGGATGAACTATTGCATTTGACCGTACCGGAAATTCAACGAACAAATTTGGCCAACACGGTGCTGCTGCTCAAATCGCTCGGTGTGAGCGATTTGCTACAGTTCCACTTTATGGATCCACCTCCGCAGGATAATATTCTTAACTCGCTTTATCAGCTTTGGATTTTGGGAGCGTTGGATCATACAGGAGCACTAACGCCTTTGGGTCGTCAGATGGCGGAATTTCCGCTCGATCCACCACAGTGTCAGATGCTGATCGTTGCTAACGAGATGGGCTGTAGTGAGGAGATTCTGATCATTG TATCGATGCTTTCCGTACCATCGATCTTCTATCGTCCCAAAGGACGCGAGGAGGAAGCGGATAGTGTGAGAGAAAAGTTCCAAGTGCCCGAATCGGACCATCTGACGTACCTGAATGTATACCAGCAGTGGAAAATGAACAA aTATTCTGGCTCCTGGTGTAACGAGCACTTTATCCACGTAAAAGCAATGCGCAAAGTGCGCGAAGTTCGTCAACAGCTTAAAGACATCTACAGTCAACAGCAGCGCCTAACACTTAAATCCTGCGGCACGGACTGGGATGTGGTACGTAAGTGTATCTGTTCCGCCTATTTTTACCAAGCCGCTCGCCTCAAGGGTATCGGTGAGTATGTAAATCTACGTACCGGGATGCCTTGCCATCTGCATCCTACGTCGGCACTGTACGGACTCGGTACTACACCGGATTATGTCGTGTACCATGAGCTGATAATGACGGCAAAAGAGTATATGCAGTGTGCTACAGCCGTCGACGGTTACTGGTTGGCCGAGCTTGGTCCAATGTTTTTCTCGGTCAAGGAAACGGGCAAAAGTGGACGCGACAAGCGACGGCAAGCGGTTGAGCATCAGAACGCGATGGAGGTGCAGATGGCTGAAGCTCAGCAGCAGATGGAACAGCGCAAGCAGGATGAGGAAAAGCACAAGTTTACCATCAAGCAGGAGATTGTAACTCCGGGAGCCACGCCACGTCGTACGCCGGCAAGAATAGGGTTGTAG
- the LOC126564864 gene encoding uncharacterized protein LOC126564864, which yields MFGDKIKLKIETEYKRHIVPGDSTMQNTQHPGNDPAVDPSLNQRPTSMDIKTEGQQQKQRQEQQEHDTFSGGDSSDSTQEGDSSVPGGTKKSRQFIKKPLNALERKRSEKERKARQLRRLRKWLMPKNAIVALRELQGPGMTEFTVNTNGQETKAEIIINKVKYEATAPNKNLAKAKASEKALRDLMFAQMSRVKQQRTTAAQPWQQLGTTATTADQVDGAPAIKTEPEAMECVESEDLPMEHLAAFALHKLFAQWESEGYEVPFVKTSRAKVAALAPAENGAGSSIMPKVTKTVADLPPNASTYNPTALFAYMRPQISYEDLGTNNDKLNREFIAGLRSDGRYFIGKGRSKKLARKAAAIDACKDLFGVVFDKSVLNG from the coding sequence ATGTTCGGTGATAAAATAAAGCTCAAAATTGAAACGGAATATAAACGACATATCGTTCCAGGCGATAGCACGatgcaaaacacacagcaTCCTGGCAATGATCCGGCCGTGGATCCGTCGCTGAACCAGCGTCCCACAAGTATGGATATCAAGACCGAggggcagcagcaaaagcaacggCAGGAGCAGCAGGAACACGACACGTTCAGTGGTGGCGACAGTAGCGATAGCACGCAGGAAGGCGACAGCAGTGTCCCGGGTGGGACAAAAAAGTCGCGACAGTTCATAAAGAAACCACTGAATGCATTGGAACggaaaagaagtgaaaaggaACGCAAGGCACGTCAGCTGCGCCGGCTCCGCAAATGGTTAATGCCAAAAAATGCGATCGTGGCACTGCGTGAGCTGCAGGGTCCTGGCATGACGGAGTTTACCGTGAACACAAATGGCCAGGAAACAAAGGCGGAAATAATTATCAACAAAGTCAAGTATGAGGCAACCGCACCGAACAAGAACCTAGCGAAGGCGAAAGCATCGGAGAAGGCGTTGCGCGATCTGATGTTTGCGCAGATGTCACGGGTCAAGCAGCAGCGAACTACAGCGGCGCAGCCATGGCAGCAGCTCGGCACCACTGCTACCACCGCTGACCAGGTGGACGGAGCGCCAGCGATCAAGACCGAACCCGAAGCGATGGAATGCGTTGAATCGGAGGACTTGCCGATGGAGCATTTGGCTGCGTTTGCGCTGCACAAACTGTTTGCTCAGTGGGAATCGGAAGGGTACGAGGTGCCGTTTGTCAAAACGTCCCGGGCAAAAGTGGCCGCATTGGCACCGGCCGAGAACGGTGCCGGTTCGTCGATCATGCCAAAGGTGACCAAAACTGTGGCCGATCTGCCGCCAAACGCAAGCACGTACAATCCGACTGCACTGTTTGCTTACATGCGACCACAAATTTCGTACGAAGATCTCGGCACGAACAACGATAAGCTGAACCGAGAGTTTATAGCCGGTTTGCGGTCTGACGGTCGCTACTTCATCGGCAAGGGCCGCTCGAAGAAGCTAGCCCGAAAAGCGGCAGCTATCGATGCCTGTAAGGACCTGTTCGGTGTCGTATTTGACAAGAGTGTGCTGAATGGTTAG